From the genome of Candidatus Methylomirabilis sp., one region includes:
- a CDS encoding HAD-IIA family hydrolase, whose product MRFQGYVFDLDGTIYRGPRMIDGAAATVRALRERGAKVCFLSNKPIESRARYAEKLRGFGIAADLENVVNSSYVMARYLAARDPGAPVYVIGEPPLKEELTAAGLTVLQDPTGVRYLIIAFDRTFDYGKLRDALIAVRRGARMLATNPDRTCPTEEGEIPDAAGMIGAVEAVTNRKVELVVGKPNRIMLDVALERLGLPPGACLMVGDRLETDIAMGRAAGMPTALVLTGVTRREELAAAPVRPDYILESIRDLLTLDP is encoded by the coding sequence ATGCGCTTCCAGGGCTATGTCTTCGACCTCGACGGGACCATCTATCGCGGCCCCCGGATGATCGATGGGGCCGCCGCGACGGTCCGGGCGCTCCGGGAGCGGGGTGCCAAGGTCTGCTTCCTCTCCAACAAGCCAATCGAGAGCCGCGCGCGCTACGCGGAGAAGCTCCGGGGCTTCGGGATCGCGGCTGACCTGGAGAACGTGGTGAACTCCTCGTACGTGATGGCTCGCTACCTGGCCGCGCGGGACCCGGGGGCGCCGGTGTATGTCATCGGAGAGCCTCCCCTGAAGGAGGAGCTGACGGCCGCGGGGCTCACCGTTCTGCAGGACCCGACCGGGGTCCGCTATCTCATCATTGCCTTCGACCGGACCTTCGACTACGGGAAGCTGCGCGACGCCCTCATCGCCGTCCGGCGCGGGGCCCGGATGCTGGCCACGAACCCCGATCGGACCTGCCCCACGGAGGAGGGGGAGATCCCCGACGCGGCCGGGATGATCGGGGCGGTGGAAGCGGTGACCAACCGGAAGGTGGAGCTGGTGGTGGGGAAGCCCAACCGGATCATGCTGGACGTCGCCCTGGAGCGCCTGGGCCTCCCCCCGGGCGCCTGCCTGATGGTGGGGGACCGGCTGGAGACGGACATCGCGATGGGGAGGGCGGCCGGCATGCCCACGGCCCTCGTCCTGACCGGGGTGACGCGGCGGGAGGAGCTGGCCGCGGCTCCGGTGCGCCCGGACTACATCCTCGAGAGCATTCGGGATCTGCTCACCCTCGACCCGTAG
- a CDS encoding glucose 1-dehydrogenase has protein sequence MELFSLSGKVALITGGLGDIGRTLARGFAEAGADVALLDRSLLRQAEVEAAVRATGRRCVTLEADVRVKPQVDAAFQQALDRLGRLDIAVNNAGLNIRGPAEELAEADLETILDVNLKGVFLCAQAAARIMKARGGGKIINIASIGGTVALPFSAAYCGSKGGVVLLTRAWAAEWAPFNIQVNAIGPTYIRTQLNAAFVDRPEIRERILRFTPAGRLGRCEDLVGTAIYLASSASNLVTGQTIFVDGGYTAV, from the coding sequence ATGGAGCTCTTCTCGCTGAGCGGGAAGGTCGCCCTGATCACCGGGGGGCTGGGCGATATCGGCCGGACGCTGGCCCGCGGCTTCGCAGAGGCGGGCGCCGACGTCGCCCTCCTGGATCGCTCCCTCCTCCGCCAGGCCGAGGTGGAGGCGGCTGTGCGCGCGACCGGGCGCCGGTGCGTGACGCTCGAGGCCGATGTCCGGGTGAAGCCGCAGGTGGACGCGGCGTTCCAGCAGGCGCTGGACCGCCTCGGCCGGCTGGACATCGCGGTCAACAACGCCGGCCTGAACATCCGGGGCCCGGCGGAGGAGCTGGCGGAGGCCGATCTGGAGACGATCCTGGATGTGAACCTCAAGGGGGTGTTCCTCTGCGCGCAGGCGGCCGCCCGCATCATGAAGGCGCGGGGAGGCGGCAAGATCATCAACATCGCCTCCATCGGCGGGACCGTGGCTCTCCCCTTCTCCGCCGCCTACTGCGGGAGCAAGGGGGGCGTGGTGCTCCTCACGCGGGCCTGGGCCGCGGAGTGGGCGCCCTTCAACATCCAGGTCAACGCCATCGGTCCCACCTACATCCGGACGCAGCTGAACGCCGCCTTCGTGGACCGTCCCGAGATCCGCGAGCGGATTCTCCGGTTCACGCCGGCCGGCCGCCTGGGCCGATGCGAGGATCTCGTGGGGACCGCGATCTACCTCGCCTCCTCCGCCTCCAACCTGGTGACCGGCCAGACCATCTTCGTGGACGGCGGCTACACCGCGGTCTGA
- a CDS encoding thiamine pyrophosphate-dependent dehydrogenase E1 component subunit alpha, giving the protein MTPTPEQALQIYRTMLRIRAFEEKASELFLAGRLPGFLHTYIGQEAVAAGVCVHLTREDTITSTHRGHGHAVAKGARLDMMMAELFAKQTGYCKGKGGSMHIADLDLGILGANGIVGAGIPIAAGAALTAQMQGRSAVTVAFFGDGGSNTGAFHEGLNLAAVWNLPVLFVCENNQYAESTPREVHQKVKDIATRAMAYDVPGVVVDGMDAMAVFAAASQAIQRARAGGGPTLLEAKTYRFMGHYVGDTGAAYRDQVEVERWKQRDPIPLFRRALLEERRVPAAELTGIEAEVQREIAEAVTFAEQSPEPDLEEALRDIFA; this is encoded by the coding sequence ATGACGCCCACGCCCGAGCAGGCCCTGCAGATCTACCGGACCATGCTCCGGATCCGGGCCTTCGAGGAGAAGGCGAGCGAGCTGTTCCTCGCCGGCCGGCTCCCCGGCTTCCTGCACACCTACATCGGGCAGGAAGCGGTGGCGGCCGGGGTGTGCGTCCACCTGACTCGGGAGGACACCATCACGAGCACGCACCGGGGCCACGGCCACGCCGTGGCGAAGGGGGCGCGCCTGGACATGATGATGGCGGAGCTCTTCGCGAAGCAGACCGGCTACTGCAAGGGGAAGGGCGGCTCCATGCACATCGCCGACCTGGACCTGGGGATCCTGGGGGCCAACGGCATCGTGGGGGCCGGCATCCCGATCGCCGCCGGGGCCGCCCTCACCGCCCAGATGCAGGGGCGGAGCGCGGTCACGGTCGCCTTCTTCGGCGACGGGGGCTCCAACACCGGGGCCTTCCACGAGGGGCTGAACCTGGCGGCCGTCTGGAATCTCCCGGTCCTCTTCGTCTGCGAGAACAACCAGTACGCCGAGTCCACCCCGCGCGAGGTGCACCAGAAGGTGAAGGACATCGCCACCCGGGCCATGGCCTACGACGTCCCCGGGGTGGTGGTGGACGGGATGGATGCGATGGCGGTCTTTGCCGCCGCGAGCCAGGCGATCCAGCGGGCGCGGGCGGGGGGCGGCCCCACCCTCCTCGAGGCCAAGACCTACCGCTTCATGGGCCACTACGTGGGAGACACCGGGGCCGCCTACCGGGATCAGGTGGAGGTGGAGCGCTGGAAGCAGCGGGATCCCATTCCCCTCTTCCGGCGGGCGCTCCTGGAAGAGCGGCGCGTCCCGGCGGCCGAGCTCACCGGCATCGAGGCCGAGGTCCAGCGGGAGATTGCCGAGGCGGTCACCTTCGCCGAGCAGAGCCCGGAGCCGGACCTGGAGGAGGCCCTCCGGGATATCTTCGCCTGA
- a CDS encoding alpha-ketoacid dehydrogenase subunit beta: MRKISYREALKEALREEMRRDPRVFLLGEDIAQFGGSYKVTQGLLDEFGPERVRNTPISEAAIVGAAVGAALTGMRPVAELMYVDFSGIAMDQIANQAAKNRYMFGGKARVPMVLRTQGGTGRSSGAQHAQSLEAWFIHIPGLKVVMPATPYDAKGLLKSAIRDDNPVIFIEHKLLYPETGEVPEEEYLVPLGVADVKRPGEDVTVVAHSRMVHLALRAADRLAAEGISCEVVDPRTLDPLDAPAILRSVEKTSRLVILQEAVAQCSFASEVAAVVAEEALDCLDAPIRRVTALDTPMPFSPKLERFVVPSEERLIAAVREVCA, translated from the coding sequence ATGCGGAAGATCAGCTACCGGGAAGCGCTGAAGGAAGCTCTGCGGGAGGAGATGCGCCGCGATCCGCGGGTCTTCCTGCTGGGGGAGGATATCGCCCAGTTCGGCGGCTCCTACAAGGTGACCCAGGGCCTGCTCGACGAGTTCGGACCGGAGCGGGTCCGGAACACCCCCATCTCCGAGGCGGCCATCGTCGGGGCGGCGGTGGGGGCGGCTCTCACGGGAATGCGCCCGGTGGCCGAGTTGATGTACGTGGACTTCTCCGGGATCGCGATGGACCAGATCGCGAACCAGGCGGCCAAGAACCGCTACATGTTCGGCGGCAAGGCGCGGGTGCCGATGGTCCTCCGGACCCAGGGGGGGACGGGGCGCTCCTCCGGGGCCCAGCACGCCCAGTCCCTGGAGGCCTGGTTCATCCACATCCCGGGCCTGAAGGTAGTCATGCCCGCGACCCCCTACGACGCCAAGGGCCTCCTGAAGAGCGCCATCCGGGACGACAACCCGGTGATCTTCATCGAGCACAAGCTCCTCTACCCGGAGACGGGGGAGGTGCCGGAGGAAGAGTACCTGGTCCCGCTCGGGGTGGCGGACGTGAAGCGGCCCGGGGAGGACGTCACGGTGGTGGCCCACTCCCGCATGGTCCACCTGGCGCTCCGGGCCGCCGACCGCCTGGCGGCGGAGGGGATCTCCTGTGAGGTGGTGGATCCCCGGACACTGGACCCCCTGGATGCCCCCGCGATCCTCCGCTCCGTGGAGAAGACGAGCCGCCTGGTCATCCTCCAGGAGGCGGTGGCGCAGTGCTCCTTCGCCTCGGAGGTGGCAGCCGTGGTGGCGGAGGAGGCGCTGGACTGCCTGGATGCTCCCATCCGGCGGGTGACCGCCCTGGACACCCCCATGCCCTTCTCCCCCAAGCTGGAGCGCTTCGTGGTCCCCAGCGAGGAGCGGCTGATTGCCGCCGTCCGGGAGGTCTGCGCCTAA
- a CDS encoding AsnC family transcriptional regulator translates to MPVQMDDRDKRLLNLLQSDFPLSRRPYATLGERLQAGEEEILARIGRLREEKIIRQISAIFDTRSLGYKSSLVAMRADPARVDEAAAMVNTHPGVSHNYKRNHTFNIWFTIAIPPQKDLEATIKRLHDLARAESTRILPTLRLFKIGVNLDMTGESNPAAIEEPVYSDKKREGADPAALTPQEIQAIRELQEDLPLASAPFDPMAARMGITPEGLFAIATELSRRGHLRRFAAVLHHRTAGFRANAMGVWKVPEGRTDEVGALMGSVRGVSHCYLRPTYPDWPYNIFTMVHGRTVQECEEILGAISRTTGITEFAQLYSTKEYKKTRVRYFTDEYEAWERQYAA, encoded by the coding sequence ATGCCAGTCCAGATGGATGACCGGGACAAGCGGCTGCTGAATCTCCTCCAGTCCGACTTCCCCCTGAGCCGCCGGCCCTACGCGACCCTCGGGGAGCGCCTGCAGGCCGGCGAAGAGGAGATCCTGGCCCGGATCGGTCGGCTCCGCGAGGAGAAGATCATCCGCCAGATCAGCGCGATCTTCGACACCCGCTCCCTTGGCTACAAGTCGAGCCTCGTGGCCATGCGGGCCGACCCGGCCCGGGTGGATGAGGCGGCCGCGATGGTGAACACCCACCCGGGCGTCAGCCACAACTACAAGCGGAACCACACGTTCAACATCTGGTTCACCATCGCGATCCCGCCGCAAAAGGACCTGGAGGCGACGATCAAGCGGCTCCACGACCTCGCCCGGGCGGAGTCCACCCGGATCCTGCCGACCCTCCGCCTGTTCAAGATCGGGGTGAACCTGGACATGACGGGGGAGTCGAACCCGGCGGCCATCGAAGAGCCGGTCTACAGCGACAAGAAGCGGGAGGGGGCGGACCCCGCGGCGCTCACGCCGCAGGAGATCCAGGCGATCCGGGAGCTCCAGGAGGACCTGCCGCTCGCATCGGCCCCCTTCGATCCCATGGCGGCCCGGATGGGAATCACGCCCGAGGGCCTCTTCGCAATCGCCACGGAGCTGAGCCGCCGCGGGCACCTGCGCCGCTTCGCCGCCGTCCTGCACCACCGAACCGCCGGCTTCCGGGCGAATGCGATGGGGGTCTGGAAGGTGCCGGAGGGCCGCACCGATGAGGTGGGCGCGCTCATGGGGTCAGTTCGGGGGGTGAGCCACTGTTACCTCCGGCCCACGTATCCCGACTGGCCGTATAACATTTTCACCATGGTCCACGGCCGGACGGTCCAGGAGTGCGAGGAGATCCTCGGGGCGATCAGCAGGACCACGGGCATCACCGAGTTCGCGCAGCTCTACAGCACGAAGGAGTACAAGAAGACCCGGGTCCGGTACTTCACTGACGAGTACGAGGCCTGGGAGCGCCAGTACGCCGCCTGA
- a CDS encoding secondary thiamine-phosphate synthase enzyme YjbQ — MQIGFESILLNTGERLQFMDITKRVRDCLLKHPIRNGILILNALHTTVALFVNEFQTALIEDMKAILGRVVRERDGYRHDDPRFSDCDRGNADSHLRAMFLGQNVIVPIQGGELVLGKWQSIIFAELDGPRERSIQVQIVGE, encoded by the coding sequence ATGCAGATCGGGTTCGAGAGCATCCTTCTCAACACGGGCGAGCGCCTGCAGTTCATGGATATCACCAAACGGGTGCGGGATTGTCTCTTGAAGCACCCCATCCGGAACGGGATCCTCATCCTGAACGCGCTCCACACGACGGTGGCCCTCTTCGTGAACGAGTTCCAGACCGCCCTGATCGAGGACATGAAGGCCATCCTCGGGCGGGTGGTGCGCGAGCGGGATGGCTACCGGCATGACGACCCCCGGTTCTCCGACTGCGACCGGGGGAATGCGGATTCCCACCTCCGGGCCATGTTCCTGGGCCAGAACGTCATCGTCCCCATCCAGGGGGGGGAGCTGGTCCTCGGGAAGTGGCAGAGCATCATCTTCGCGGAGCTGGACGGCCCGCGCGAGCGGAGCATCCAGGTGCAGATCGTGGGGGAGTGA